In Bacillota bacterium, a single genomic region encodes these proteins:
- a CDS encoding aminopeptidase P family protein, whose product MAGKGVSGALIMQSADLVYFTGVFQNSFLFIPVEGEPLLMVRRSLKRTTEATPLNKVVPVKSIKQVPSVIENNGYKPVHSLGIEMDVIPASMYFNLQKIFDQTDFVDCSGLIKRQRAIKSTFELGLIQETSDMMDKVFASVPEFLTPGVTEVELAGQLEARLRKEGHQGLVRVRGFNQDFHYGCLLSGPSGGVPSFFDGPLGGPGVYASFPFGTGDRIIQKKDPVLIDYVGVKYGYAVDMTRLYGLGELNSKLSQAHSIALEMQKTVVDLAKPGVLGNEIYEQVYQIACDNKLEKYFMGCGDQVSFIAHGVGLELNELPVIAKGVTMPLEEGMVIALEPKFVFPGEGAVGIENTFVVTANGLKPFSSYPDEIIKV is encoded by the coding sequence ATGGCGGGAAAAGGTGTTTCCGGCGCATTAATCATGCAGTCAGCAGATCTTGTCTATTTTACAGGAGTTTTCCAAAACAGTTTTCTGTTTATACCTGTAGAAGGTGAGCCTCTGTTAATGGTACGACGTAGCTTAAAAAGGACCACTGAGGCGACACCTCTAAATAAAGTGGTACCGGTCAAAAGTATTAAGCAAGTACCAAGTGTAATAGAGAATAACGGTTATAAACCCGTTCATAGTCTAGGAATTGAAATGGACGTTATTCCTGCATCCATGTATTTTAACCTGCAAAAGATCTTTGATCAAACGGACTTTGTTGATTGTTCCGGATTAATTAAAAGGCAGCGTGCAATTAAGTCAACCTTTGAATTAGGATTAATTCAAGAAACCAGTGATATGATGGATAAAGTCTTTGCAAGTGTTCCTGAATTTTTAACCCCAGGTGTTACTGAGGTGGAATTAGCAGGACAATTAGAAGCCCGGTTGAGAAAAGAAGGTCATCAGGGGTTAGTGCGAGTGCGGGGATTCAACCAGGACTTTCACTACGGGTGCTTGCTTTCGGGACCTAGTGGAGGTGTGCCAAGCTTCTTTGACGGTCCGTTAGGCGGTCCCGGCGTATATGCATCTTTTCCCTTTGGTACCGGAGACCGTATCATTCAAAAAAAAGATCCTGTGTTGATTGATTATGTAGGAGTAAAATATGGTTACGCGGTAGATATGACAAGGCTATATGGATTAGGAGAATTAAACAGCAAATTATCCCAAGCTCATAGTATTGCATTGGAAATGCAGAAAACTGTGGTAGATTTAGCCAAACCGGGCGTTCTAGGTAATGAAATCTATGAGCAGGTTTACCAAATTGCTTGCGATAACAAACTTGAGAAGTATTTTATGGGGTGTGGGGACCAGGTATCCTTTATTGCTCACGGAGTGGGACTAGAGTTGAATGAATTACCGGTAATAGCTAAAGGAGTAACCATGCCATTGGAAGAAGGAATGGTAATTGCCCTTGAGCCAAAGTTTGTTTTCCCTGGAGAAGGAGCCGTAGGCATAGAAAATACATTTGTTGTTACAGCCAACGGTTTAAAACCTTTTAGTAGTTATCCTGATGAGATTATCAAGGTTTAA
- a CDS encoding crotonase, translating into MELNNITVDKNECIGVLTINRPKVLNALNEATLSEIGAGIEQLEKDKEIRVIIITGAGDKAFVAGADIAFMQGLSPLQGRNFGRLGQSVFSKIENSTKPVIAAINGFALGGGCELAMACDIRIAAKTAKFGQPEVNLGLIAGFGGTQRLTRLVGPGRAKEFLFTADMYDADAAFKMGLVNHVVSQEDLMGFCTSMAKRIASRGPVAVQLSKEAVNEGLEMDLEKAFTHEANLFGLVFATEDKNEGIAAFLAKKKPEFKGQ; encoded by the coding sequence TTGGAGTTAAATAATATAACGGTTGATAAAAATGAATGTATTGGTGTTTTGACTATCAACCGGCCTAAAGTTCTCAATGCATTGAATGAAGCAACCCTCAGCGAAATCGGTGCAGGTATTGAGCAGCTCGAAAAGGATAAAGAGATTCGAGTAATAATCATCACAGGAGCCGGAGACAAGGCTTTTGTTGCCGGTGCTGATATCGCCTTTATGCAAGGCCTGTCTCCGCTACAGGGCAGAAATTTTGGCCGGTTGGGACAGTCAGTATTTAGCAAAATTGAGAATTCGACCAAGCCGGTTATAGCCGCCATAAATGGATTTGCCCTGGGCGGCGGTTGTGAATTGGCAATGGCTTGTGATATACGTATTGCGGCGAAAACTGCTAAATTTGGACAGCCGGAAGTCAATTTAGGCCTTATAGCCGGGTTTGGAGGCACTCAGAGGTTGACGAGATTGGTAGGGCCCGGAAGGGCTAAGGAATTTTTGTTTACAGCGGATATGTATGACGCAGATGCTGCTTTTAAAATGGGCCTAGTTAATCATGTAGTATCTCAAGAAGATCTGATGGGATTTTGCACTAGTATGGCTAAGAGAATTGCCAGCCGAGGTCCCGTTGCCGTTCAGTTGAGTAAAGAAGCTGTTAATGAAGGCTTAGAAATGGATTTGGAGAAAGCTTTCACCCACGAGGCTAATCTTTTTGGTCTAGTGTTTGCTACAGAAGATAAAAATGAAGGTATTGCCGCCTTTTTGGCCAAGAAAAAACCGGAATTTAAAGGGCAGTAG
- a CDS encoding 3-hydroxybutyryl-CoA dehydrogenase has protein sequence MDIKKIMVIGAGQMGSGIAQVAAAAGCEVVLNDIKEEFVTKGLANIEKNLTKNVSKGKLEEAEKNNIIQRLKPSTSLQDAKDVDLVVEAAVENMDIKGKIFRDLDEIAPKHAILATNTSSLPITEVAAVTNRPEKVIGMHFMNPVPVMKLVEVIRGLATSDETFEVVKASSEKMGKVPVEVNDAPGFVSNRVLLPMINEAIYCVWEGIATPEAVDQVMKLGMNHPMGPLALADLIGLDTCLYIMEVLHDGFGDSKYRPCPLLRKYVAAGWMGRKVGRGFYKYD, from the coding sequence ATGGACATAAAAAAGATTATGGTAATTGGAGCCGGACAAATGGGTTCGGGTATTGCCCAGGTTGCGGCAGCTGCGGGTTGTGAGGTTGTCCTTAACGATATCAAGGAAGAATTTGTGACTAAAGGCTTAGCGAACATTGAGAAAAACCTAACCAAGAACGTGAGCAAGGGCAAACTGGAAGAAGCAGAGAAAAATAATATTATTCAACGTTTAAAACCGTCTACTAGTTTACAAGATGCCAAAGATGTTGATCTGGTAGTGGAAGCAGCGGTGGAAAACATGGATATAAAAGGAAAAATATTTAGAGATCTTGATGAAATAGCTCCTAAGCATGCTATACTAGCTACCAACACATCCTCACTGCCCATCACTGAAGTTGCAGCAGTAACCAATAGGCCTGAAAAAGTTATCGGGATGCATTTTATGAACCCTGTACCGGTAATGAAGTTGGTTGAAGTCATCCGGGGATTGGCCACCTCAGATGAAACCTTCGAAGTGGTAAAGGCAAGTAGTGAAAAAATGGGTAAGGTGCCCGTGGAAGTAAATGATGCTCCGGGATTTGTCAGTAACAGGGTTCTATTGCCCATGATTAATGAAGCTATATATTGTGTTTGGGAAGGTATAGCTACACCGGAGGCCGTTGACCAAGTTATGAAACTAGGGATGAATCATCCCATGGGCCCTCTGGCGTTAGCTGATCTGATCGGTCTGGACACCTGTCTTTATATCATGGAAGTACTTCACGACGGATTCGGTGACAGTAAGTACCGTCCTTGTCCTTTACTTCGCAAATACGTAGCTGCCGGATGGATGGGTCGTAAAGTAGGGCGCGGTTTTTACAAATATGATTAA
- a CDS encoding acetyl-CoA C-acetyltransferase, whose amino-acid sequence MGEAVIVSAVRTAVGTFGGNLSSIPAVELGSQVVIEALRRAGIDGQAVDEVILGNVLQAGLGQNPARQSLVKAGLPQEIPAMTVNKVCGSGLRTVGLAAQLIAAGDADVIVAGGMENMSLAPYLVEKARWGCRMGNTQFVDAMIIDGLWCAFNDVHMGITAENIAEKYGFSREDQDAFAMESQNKAIAAIDAGRFNDEILPIKIPQKKGDPLIFDTDEGPRRGTDVEKLAKLRPAFKKDGTVTAGNASGINDGAAAFVVMSAAKAQELNLKPMFTVRSTASAGVDPAYMGLGPIPASRKALEKAGLRVQDLDLIEANEAFAAQAMAVVKDLELPVDKVNVNGGAVALGHPIGASGARILTTLLFEMKRRQSKYGLATLCIGGGQGTALVVENIL is encoded by the coding sequence TTGGGTGAAGCCGTAATTGTCAGTGCAGTTCGCACTGCTGTAGGTACATTTGGAGGTAACCTGTCTTCGATTCCCGCAGTTGAACTGGGAAGTCAGGTTGTAATTGAGGCTCTCCGACGTGCCGGTATAGACGGTCAAGCAGTGGATGAGGTTATTTTGGGTAATGTTCTTCAGGCCGGTCTGGGACAAAACCCGGCCAGGCAGTCTTTAGTTAAGGCTGGCCTTCCCCAAGAAATACCCGCCATGACGGTGAATAAGGTTTGTGGTTCCGGTTTAAGAACAGTGGGACTCGCTGCACAATTAATAGCGGCCGGAGACGCAGATGTGATCGTTGCCGGCGGTATGGAAAACATGAGCTTAGCTCCTTACCTGGTTGAAAAAGCGAGGTGGGGGTGTAGAATGGGGAATACCCAATTTGTAGATGCTATGATAATAGATGGCCTGTGGTGTGCATTTAATGATGTACATATGGGGATTACTGCCGAAAATATTGCCGAGAAATACGGGTTTAGTCGGGAAGATCAAGATGCCTTTGCTATGGAAAGCCAAAACAAAGCCATAGCTGCTATTGACGCTGGAAGGTTTAACGATGAGATTTTACCTATTAAAATTCCGCAAAAAAAAGGTGATCCATTAATATTTGATACTGATGAGGGACCCCGCCGGGGAACCGATGTGGAAAAGTTGGCCAAGTTAAGGCCGGCCTTTAAAAAGGACGGGACGGTAACTGCCGGTAACGCATCGGGTATCAACGACGGTGCCGCCGCCTTTGTGGTCATGTCTGCAGCAAAGGCGCAAGAACTTAACTTGAAACCGATGTTTACCGTAAGGTCCACTGCTTCTGCCGGTGTAGATCCTGCCTATATGGGTTTAGGACCGATTCCGGCGAGCCGGAAAGCTCTTGAAAAGGCAGGGCTAAGGGTTCAGGACCTTGATTTAATTGAGGCCAATGAAGCTTTTGCTGCACAGGCGATGGCAGTGGTGAAGGATCTGGAGCTTCCTGTTGATAAAGTCAATGTTAACGGTGGTGCCGTAGCTTTAGGGCACCCAATAGGCGCCAGTGGGGCCCGTATCCTGACAACTTTATTATTTGAAATGAAGCGCAGGCAGAGTAAATACGGGCTGGCTACATTGTGCATTGGTGGCGGTCAGGGAACGGCTCTGGTTGTTGAAAATATCTTGTAA
- a CDS encoding electron transfer flavoprotein subunit alpha/FixB family protein, whose amino-acid sequence MAKGIWVYVEQLDSQIKKVSLEVLTAGRKMADELGEEVCAVLLGKGVAELAPTLGDYGADKVYLAEDDSLENYTTDGYANVIAEIVKENEPYAFLYGYTILGRDLAAQVAQKVETGLMSDCVKMELEDGQLVFTRPIYAGKAFVKATCPESRPIMASLRPNSYIAEENKKAGEVIKVNPNVGDIRQQIKDIVRQVSERPELTEADIIISGGRGMKGPENYKILEEVADVLGAAVGASRAAVDAGWVPHSMQVGQTGKTVSPVLYIACGISGAIQHLAGMGSSKCIVAINKDPEANIFKVADYGIVGDLFEVVPVLKEELQKITA is encoded by the coding sequence ATGGCAAAAGGTATCTGGGTATATGTAGAGCAACTGGACAGTCAAATTAAGAAAGTAAGCCTGGAGGTTTTAACCGCCGGCCGGAAGATGGCGGATGAATTAGGTGAGGAAGTCTGCGCTGTATTGTTGGGTAAAGGCGTTGCCGAATTGGCCCCTACCCTTGGAGATTACGGTGCGGATAAAGTTTACTTAGCTGAAGATGATAGTCTCGAAAACTATACCACTGATGGGTATGCTAATGTTATTGCAGAAATTGTTAAAGAAAATGAGCCCTATGCATTTTTATACGGTTATACCATTTTGGGCAGAGACTTAGCAGCTCAAGTTGCACAGAAAGTTGAAACTGGGTTAATGAGTGATTGTGTGAAAATGGAATTGGAAGATGGCCAGTTGGTTTTCACTCGCCCCATCTATGCCGGTAAAGCTTTTGTAAAGGCTACCTGTCCCGAATCCCGCCCCATCATGGCTTCTCTGCGACCGAATTCATATATAGCTGAGGAGAATAAAAAGGCCGGCGAAGTAATAAAAGTTAATCCCAACGTTGGCGACATACGCCAGCAGATCAAGGATATAGTTCGTCAAGTTTCTGAGCGTCCCGAGCTCACAGAAGCTGACATCATTATCAGTGGTGGTCGTGGTATGAAGGGTCCGGAGAATTATAAAATATTGGAAGAGGTAGCTGATGTTCTGGGAGCTGCTGTAGGTGCGTCCCGTGCTGCTGTGGACGCGGGTTGGGTTCCTCACAGCATGCAGGTGGGACAAACCGGCAAGACGGTTTCTCCGGTTCTTTATATTGCCTGTGGGATTTCCGGTGCAATTCAGCATTTGGCCGGCATGGGGTCTTCTAAATGCATTGTAGCTATCAATAAAGACCCGGAGGCAAACATCTTCAAAGTGGCTGATTACGGGATAGTCGGTGACCTGTTTGAAGTTGTACCCGTTCTTAAAGAAGAGTTGCAGAAGATTACTGCCTAA
- a CDS encoding electron transfer flavoprotein subunit beta/FixA family protein, with the protein MNIVVCLKQTFDTEAKIKLTDEGSIDSMGVSLIINPYDEFAVEEALKIKEQEGGEVTVVSVGGQKAQDALRQALAMGADKAMLVDPGTDEVDEYAAATVLAKALSGLEYDIILGGWRAIDDGSAQVAGRVAELLGIPVVNTITKLEVADGKATATREIEGGSEVLEVSLPAVLTAQKGLNEPRYPSMKGIMKAKKKPMDKTTATELGLDSLSAKVQALSFSLPKPREAGKVIDGEAPDAAKELAKLLHEEAKIV; encoded by the coding sequence ATGAACATTGTAGTATGCCTCAAGCAGACATTTGATACTGAAGCAAAAATTAAGTTGACCGACGAGGGTAGTATTGACAGCATGGGTGTAAGTTTAATAATTAACCCTTACGATGAATTTGCAGTTGAAGAGGCATTAAAGATTAAAGAGCAAGAGGGCGGCGAAGTTACCGTGGTTAGTGTTGGGGGCCAGAAGGCGCAGGATGCACTGCGACAGGCTCTGGCCATGGGTGCGGATAAGGCAATGCTGGTTGACCCTGGTACTGATGAAGTGGACGAATATGCTGCAGCAACAGTTTTAGCCAAGGCCCTTAGTGGTCTGGAGTATGACATTATACTTGGTGGCTGGAGAGCTATTGATGACGGTTCCGCCCAGGTGGCCGGCAGGGTTGCTGAGCTTCTTGGTATACCAGTGGTAAATACCATAACCAAGCTGGAAGTAGCCGATGGTAAAGCCACTGCGACGCGAGAAATTGAAGGTGGTAGCGAAGTTCTTGAGGTTTCCCTACCGGCCGTTTTAACCGCGCAGAAAGGGTTAAATGAACCTCGTTACCCGTCCATGAAAGGCATTATGAAAGCAAAAAAGAAGCCTATGGATAAAACTACGGCCACTGAATTAGGCCTCGATTCTTTAAGTGCGAAAGTGCAGGCACTCTCATTTTCACTGCCTAAGCCGCGCGAGGCAGGTAAAGTAATTGATGGAGAAGCTCCGGATGCTGCCAAAGAATTAGCTAAATTGTTACACGAGGAAGCAAAAATAGTCTAA
- a CDS encoding acyl-CoA dehydrogenase, translating to MEFKLSEEQELLRKTVRDFAEEEVAPKAAQMDEEEEFDWGLWDKMAEMGLTGVPFPEEYGGSDMDNLSYAIAVEELSRVCGSTGVTISAHTSLCCWPIYAFGTEEQKKKYLEPLANGDKVGALGLTEPSAGSDAGSVKLSAKLDGDEYILNGTKIFITNGGRADTYVVIASVDKSKGHKGTAAFIVEKDTPGFTFGKKEHKLGIRASYTYELVFEDCRIPKENKLGQDGDGFKIALKTLDGGRIGIGSQALGIAQGAFDQALEYAKNREQFGKPISSFQGLQWMLADMHTQIEAARLMIYRAAYLKDNDMPYGKEAAMGKLFASETAMSVTTKAVQIFGGYGYTREYPVERMMRDAKITEIYEGTSEVMRIVIGAHLLK from the coding sequence ATGGAATTTAAGCTTTCAGAAGAACAGGAACTATTACGTAAAACTGTACGCGATTTTGCCGAGGAAGAGGTAGCTCCTAAGGCTGCCCAAATGGATGAGGAAGAAGAGTTCGATTGGGGTTTGTGGGACAAGATGGCAGAGATGGGCCTTACGGGGGTTCCCTTTCCGGAAGAATATGGCGGATCTGATATGGATAATCTTTCCTACGCTATTGCAGTGGAGGAACTTTCCCGTGTGTGTGGTTCTACAGGTGTAACTATTTCCGCGCATACGTCTTTGTGTTGCTGGCCTATATATGCCTTTGGGACAGAAGAGCAAAAGAAAAAGTACCTTGAGCCGCTGGCAAATGGAGATAAAGTAGGTGCCCTTGGTTTAACAGAGCCTTCTGCCGGTTCGGATGCCGGGTCGGTAAAACTAAGTGCCAAACTAGATGGTGACGAATATATTCTCAACGGTACTAAAATTTTTATCACTAATGGTGGAAGAGCTGACACTTATGTGGTAATTGCATCCGTTGATAAGAGTAAGGGGCATAAAGGTACCGCAGCTTTTATCGTAGAAAAAGACACGCCGGGATTTACCTTTGGTAAGAAAGAACATAAGCTAGGGATCCGGGCATCATATACTTATGAATTGGTATTTGAAGATTGCCGTATTCCCAAAGAAAACAAGCTTGGCCAAGACGGTGATGGTTTCAAAATTGCTTTAAAAACACTGGACGGTGGGCGCATAGGTATTGGTTCCCAAGCTTTGGGAATTGCTCAAGGCGCATTTGACCAGGCCTTGGAATATGCAAAAAACCGTGAACAATTCGGTAAGCCAATAAGTTCTTTCCAGGGATTACAGTGGATGCTGGCTGATATGCATACGCAAATTGAAGCTGCAAGACTAATGATTTACAGGGCTGCTTATTTGAAGGATAATGATATGCCTTATGGCAAAGAAGCAGCAATGGGTAAGTTGTTTGCTTCCGAAACGGCCATGTCGGTAACAACAAAGGCAGTGCAGATATTCGGTGGCTACGGCTATACCAGAGAATACCCTGTGGAACGTATGATGCGTGATGCAAAAATAACAGAGATTTACGAAGGTACCAGTGAAGTAATGCGCATTGTTATCGGTGCACACTTATTAAAATAA
- a CDS encoding AMP-binding protein codes for MTDYEKTYKEFKWEVPEYFNFARDVFDYWARDPEKLALFWVDDNDKEEKRTFAQLAEESKKLANVLKEQGVQKGDVVVVVMSRQLEWWVINLACLRLGAVISPGTVMLTPKDLKYRFDSAEATCVIVDSVNAPKVDEIRSDCPYLKCFMTIEEARDGWVFYNEAVSKASAEFETEKTKSDDNAILYFTSGTTGYPKMTLHTHASYPIGHIVTGKYFLDLNPGDLHWNLSDTGWAKAAWSSFYGPWNCGATIFTHHTTGFNAKKTLEFMEKYSVASLCGPPTAYRMFVLEDLSKYDFKALHSVVAAGEPLNPEIIDYWEKNTGLKIRDGYGQTESVCLAANFPSVEVKAGSMGKPSPGFDLRIIDDEGNELPRGQEGDLAVRLKPERPVGLFTEYWKDPEKTASTYRGDFYVTGDRGIMDESGYLWFVGRADDVILTSGYRIGPFEVESALIEHKAVAESAVVSSPDEVRGEVVKAFVILAPGYTGSDELVKELQDFVKKTTAPYKYPRKIEFVKELPKTISGKIRRIELREKEWDNK; via the coding sequence ATGACAGATTACGAAAAAACGTACAAAGAATTTAAGTGGGAAGTACCGGAATATTTTAACTTTGCCAGAGATGTTTTTGACTACTGGGCAAGAGATCCGGAGAAACTAGCGTTGTTTTGGGTAGATGATAACGACAAGGAAGAAAAAAGAACATTTGCCCAACTAGCAGAAGAATCAAAAAAATTGGCCAATGTATTGAAAGAGCAAGGAGTCCAAAAAGGAGACGTAGTTGTGGTCGTTATGTCCCGCCAGCTTGAATGGTGGGTGATCAACCTTGCTTGCTTGCGTTTGGGTGCAGTGATTAGCCCGGGTACCGTCATGTTAACACCAAAAGACCTAAAATATCGTTTTGATTCCGCGGAAGCCACTTGCGTCATTGTTGACAGTGTTAACGCTCCCAAAGTGGATGAAATCCGCAGTGACTGCCCTTATCTAAAATGCTTTATGACTATTGAAGAGGCGCGTGACGGATGGGTCTTTTACAATGAAGCGGTGTCCAAGGCATCAGCTGAATTTGAGACCGAAAAGACAAAATCCGATGATAATGCCATTTTATATTTTACATCAGGTACAACCGGTTATCCCAAAATGACTTTACACACCCATGCGTCCTATCCTATTGGACATATTGTCACAGGCAAATACTTCTTGGATTTAAATCCCGGAGATCTGCACTGGAACCTTTCGGATACCGGTTGGGCAAAGGCGGCCTGGAGTAGTTTTTACGGACCCTGGAATTGCGGGGCTACTATTTTTACACACCATACGACAGGGTTTAATGCTAAGAAAACACTTGAGTTTATGGAAAAGTATTCCGTTGCCTCTTTATGTGGACCGCCTACCGCATACAGAATGTTTGTGCTGGAAGATTTGAGTAAATACGATTTTAAAGCTCTACACTCAGTAGTAGCGGCCGGTGAGCCTCTGAACCCGGAAATTATTGATTACTGGGAAAAAAATACCGGCTTAAAAATAAGGGATGGCTATGGACAAACCGAGAGTGTTTGTTTGGCCGCTAACTTCCCGTCCGTGGAAGTTAAAGCAGGATCCATGGGTAAGCCCAGTCCCGGGTTTGACTTGCGAATAATTGATGATGAAGGTAATGAGTTGCCACGTGGGCAAGAGGGGGACCTTGCTGTTAGGTTAAAGCCTGAACGCCCGGTGGGACTGTTTACGGAATATTGGAAAGACCCTGAAAAAACGGCTTCCACTTACCGGGGTGATTTTTACGTTACCGGTGACCGTGGTATTATGGATGAGAGTGGGTATCTATGGTTTGTTGGCCGTGCTGATGATGTCATTCTCACTTCCGGTTACCGCATTGGTCCTTTTGAGGTGGAAAGCGCGCTTATTGAACACAAGGCAGTTGCCGAATCAGCAGTGGTATCAAGTCCTGATGAAGTAAGAGGCGAGGTTGTTAAGGCTTTTGTAATATTGGCCCCGGGGTATACCGGTTCCGATGAATTAGTTAAAGAGTTGCAAGATTTTGTAAAGAAAACAACTGCACCGTATAAGTACCCAAGAAAGATTGAATTTGTTAAGGAACTGCCTAAGACAATTAGCGGAAAGATACGCCGTATTGAACTTAGAGAAAAAGAATGGGATAATAAATAG
- a CDS encoding AMP-binding protein: MASDYPDHDALVYYHRGLRYTYKEFCHTCNQVAKGFMSLGVERGENVAIWANNVSEWVLAQFGTAKMGAVLVTVNTNYRAFELEYLLKQSDSTTIILTGGVRTSDEYVKIMYDLCPELNHCQPGQLDCKRLPKLKNVIFIGEEKLPGMYNWIDILEMSGEVTDEELSQREQVLEPDDVINMQYTSGTTGFPKGVMLTHTNIIGNAVSQAECMRFSPADRLCIPVPFFHCFGCVMGTLLCVVSGATMVPVEKFEAVKVLETIEAEKCTAVHGVPTMFIAELEALKNKNYDTSSLRTGIMAGAPCPTEVMKSVVNLMGASEICITYGQTEASPGITMTRTSDPIELRVSTVGRALPNVEVKIVNPENGEDLQPGVQGELCTRGYHVMKGYYNMPEATASTMDKDNWLHTGDLAVMDVDGYCKITGRLKDMIIRGGENIYPREIEEFLYTHPKVKDVQVVGIASEKYGEEVVAFVQVKGGEGVNEDELRDFCKNQISFYKIPACIFFVDEYPTTASGKIQKFKLRELAMKELNREKDVSIDMT; this comes from the coding sequence ATGGCAAGCGACTACCCGGACCATGATGCACTGGTTTACTACCACAGGGGGCTACGATATACCTACAAAGAGTTCTGTCATACATGTAATCAAGTGGCCAAGGGGTTTATGAGCCTGGGAGTTGAAAGAGGGGAAAACGTTGCTATTTGGGCTAACAATGTTTCGGAATGGGTGTTGGCTCAATTCGGCACCGCAAAAATGGGTGCCGTGTTAGTAACTGTGAACACCAATTACCGTGCTTTCGAACTGGAATACTTGCTTAAACAATCAGACTCAACTACGATTATACTGACCGGTGGGGTTAGAACGTCTGACGAATACGTAAAAATTATGTATGATTTGTGCCCGGAACTTAACCATTGCCAGCCTGGACAGCTGGATTGTAAAAGACTGCCGAAATTAAAAAATGTGATTTTTATTGGTGAAGAAAAATTGCCGGGCATGTATAACTGGATAGATATACTGGAGATGTCCGGCGAAGTAACAGATGAAGAATTGAGTCAACGGGAGCAGGTGTTAGAGCCGGACGATGTAATTAATATGCAGTATACTTCAGGGACAACGGGATTCCCTAAGGGTGTAATGCTCACTCACACCAATATTATCGGTAACGCCGTTAGCCAAGCAGAGTGTATGAGATTTTCACCCGCAGACCGTTTATGTATCCCTGTGCCATTCTTCCATTGTTTTGGTTGTGTTATGGGCACTCTGCTATGTGTGGTTTCCGGCGCCACTATGGTTCCCGTGGAAAAGTTTGAAGCTGTGAAAGTTTTGGAGACCATTGAGGCTGAAAAATGTACGGCGGTGCACGGTGTGCCCACTATGTTTATTGCTGAACTGGAAGCACTGAAGAATAAAAATTATGATACTTCCTCACTGCGTACGGGGATTATGGCCGGGGCACCGTGTCCCACAGAAGTGATGAAGTCTGTGGTGAATTTAATGGGAGCGAGTGAGATTTGTATTACTTATGGCCAGACCGAAGCTTCTCCCGGCATTACTATGACTAGGACCTCTGATCCCATAGAGTTGAGGGTAAGCACGGTTGGCAGGGCTCTTCCCAACGTGGAAGTTAAAATAGTAAATCCGGAAAACGGTGAAGATCTTCAGCCCGGGGTGCAGGGTGAGTTGTGTACCCGAGGTTATCATGTGATGAAGGGGTATTATAATATGCCGGAGGCTACCGCCTCTACAATGGATAAAGACAACTGGCTGCATACAGGTGATTTGGCTGTAATGGATGTAGATGGGTACTGCAAGATTACCGGACGGCTTAAGGACATGATTATTAGAGGTGGGGAAAATATCTACCCCCGGGAGATTGAAGAATTTTTATACACTCACCCTAAAGTTAAAGATGTTCAGGTAGTGGGGATTGCCAGTGAAAAATACGGTGAGGAAGTAGTAGCATTTGTCCAGGTAAAGGGCGGAGAGGGTGTTAATGAGGATGAGTTAAGGGATTTTTGTAAGAACCAGATCTCCTTCTACAAAATACCTGCTTGTATTTTCTTCGTTGATGAGTATCCTACAACTGCCAGCGGGAAAATACAAAAATTTAAGCTGCGTGAATTAGCAATGAAAGAACTAAACAGAGAGAAAGATGTATCCATTGACATGACTTAA